The Camelina sativa cultivar DH55 chromosome 14, Cs, whole genome shotgun sequence genome includes a window with the following:
- the LOC104741929 gene encoding uncharacterized protein LOC104741929 has translation MGSTSKAWLVAASIGAVEASKDQLGLCRWNYLIRSVNQRIKNNVRSASQANRFSSSSTTTTVVVASVKDDVKAKQAEESLRTVMYLSCWGPN, from the coding sequence atGGGTTCAACGAGCAAAGCATGGTTAGTAGCTGCAAGCATTGGAGCCGTGGAAGCGTCCAAGGATCAATTAGGCTTATGCCGGTGGAACTACTTGATCAGATCAGTGAATCAACGTATCAAGAACAACGTGAGATCCGCTTCTCAGGCCAACAGATTCTCTTCTTCGTCGACTACCACCACCGTTGTTGTAGCTTCCGTTAAGGATGACGTTAAGGCGAAGCAAGCTGAGGAGTCTCTTAGGACGGTTATGTATTTGAGCTGCTGGGGTCCTAATTAA